The Synechococcus sp. RS9916 DNA segment TGTTGGTCAGCGCCTTGATCGGTCGGGAGCGCCTGCTTGCTCTGTATGGCGTCGCGATTGAGGAGGCGTATCGCTTTTATTCCTACGGCGATGCGATGTGGATTGCTCCCGAGGCGGTGCTGGAGGAGTCCCGCCCGCTGGGTTGAGCACAGGCAAGAAAAAACCCCGTGTCTGCACACGGGGTCAAGCTCGAATCCCTGCTGGCGCAGGGACCTCGTTCGTTGCGAGGTGGGGATGCCTCAGACGGCAACAGGCTCCTCGATGATGCCTGCGGGTACGTCGGCAAACAGCACGGAGGAGAGATAACGCTCGGCCAGGTCGGGCAGGATCACCACGATGGTTTTGCCGGCGTAGGCGTCCTGCTGGGCGAGGCGGATGGCAGCAGCAGCAGCGGCACCGCAGGAGATACCCACTAGAAGGCCTTCCTCCTGGGCGAGGCGCAGAGCCATCTCAATCGACTCCTCGTTGGTCACCTGCTCCACCTTGTCGACCACGGAAAGGTCGAGGTTTTTGGGGATGAAGCCGGCACCGATGCCCTGGATCTTGTGGGGCCCGGGCTTCACCTCCTCACCATTCATGGTTTGGGTGATCACCGGGCTGTGGCTGGGCTCCACCGCGACCGATTCGATCGCTTTGCCAGCGCTGTTCTTGATGTAGCGGGAGATGCCGGTGATGGTGCCGCCGGTGCCCACGCCAGACACGAGCACGTCGATGGCACCGTCGCAGTCGTTCCAGATTTCAGGGCCGGTGGTCTTTTCGTGAATCTCGGGGTTGGCGGGATTCTCGAACTGACCGGGCATGAAGTATTTGGCTGAATCGCTTTCAGCGATTTCCTTGGCCTTGGCGATGGCGCCAGGCATGCCTTTGGCAGCTTCAGTGAGGATCAGCTGAGCACCCAGAGCGGCCATCACGCGGCGACGCTCGATCGACATCGACTCGGGCATCGTCAGGATCAGCTTGTAACCCCGGGCTGCTGCGGTGTAAGCCAGAGCGATACCGGTGTTGCCGGAGGTGGGCTCGACGATGGTTTTGTCAGCCGTGAGCGCGCCACGCTTCTCGGCGTCCCAGATCATGTTCGCGCCGATGCGGCACTTGACGCTGTAGGCGGGGTTGCGGCCTTCGATTTTGGCCAGCACGGTGGCTTTGCAGCCCTTGGTGACATTGTTCAGGCGCACCAGAGGGGTGTTGCCGATCGCCTGGCTGTTATCGGCGTAAACGCGAGACATGGAAGAACGCAGGATGCCCAAGTCCGTCAATGTAGGAATGGCACCCCAGGGTTGGCTCGTCGCTTAACGGCTTGTTCAGACTTTGACAACCCCTGAACGGCTGAGCGCCTGCTCGAATCGTTGCCAGAGGTCTTCGGGATCCTCCAGTCCCACCGAGACCCGAAGTAAGTGCGATGGCACACCGCAGGATGCTGCCCAGGGCAATTCGTCGTAATGGGCCAGCAGCACGTAAGGGCAGCACAGCGTGAAGTGGGTCCCAAGGCTGGGGCCTTTGCTGACGGCAAGGGCGTCGTAGACGTGCTCGGCGGCCTGCAGCCCGCCGTGGAGCTCAAACGACAGCAGGCAGCCGTGGCCGGCCCCTGGTCGCATCAACGCTTGAAAGGTGGCGCATTGGTTCGGATGCAACACCTGTTTCACTGCCGGGTGGCTGCGTAGCCGTTCGGCCAGGGCGCTGCAGTTGGCATTCAGTCGCGGAAGTCTTGTGACGACATCACGGCTGGCGTCTTCAAGGCAGAGGGCATCCGCATCACCAAGACCGGCAGGGGCGTCGGCCAGGCCAGCCTGCAGGGTCTCCTGCCAGCGGGACTGGGGGCTGACCACTAGGGCCCCGGCCAACACATCACCGCGCCCGGCGAAACTCTTGGTCAGTGAGCTGAACACCAGATCGGCGTAAGGAAGGGCGTCGATGTTCAGGCCTGATCCGATCGTGTCATCGGCAATCACGGGGATGCCACGCGCGTGGGCGAGCTCGGCCAGGGTGATCAGATCCACGCACTGCAGCATCGGATTGCTGGGGAGTTCCACCACCACAGCTGCTGGGTTGAGGTGATCGAGGCTGTGGCCGATGGCGGCTGGGCTGCTGTCGGTGAGCAGTTCGGCTCCGGCAAACACCACCTGCGGCAGTTTGAGCACATCCACATAGGGGAAGCCCACTTGCAGGGTGGGGCGGCCGGGATGGAGGGCTGTCACCAGGCGCAGGGCGCTGTGCAAAGCGGCCATGCCAGATGGATGCAGGCTGATGGCCTCGGCTTCACAGCCATAGATGGCGGCCAGCCGTTGACGAATGGTGCTGCGGGCCGCGTGGCCATCGTCTTGGTTGGGGGCGGTTTCCTGGCCCAGGGCGATGGCGGCCTGCCGGGAACTGGCCCCCAGGCCGGCGTGCTGCCAGAACGCCTTGGCGGCCGGGGTTGCGGATGCTTCAACGATCAGACAGGGAAGCCCCTGCACGTGCACCACCTGGCTGGAACTCGAGGGTTGCAGACGTTTGCAGTGCTCCAGTGCGCAGTGGGCCGCTTCCTCGCTGGGGTAAGGCCAGGCGCTCGATCCGTTTGCTGCACCGCTCTGGGTTAGCGCTGTTTTGGCCAGTGCGGCCACCAGGGGATGGAAGCCGAAGCGTGGATAGACCGCTTGCAATTGGTTGCGGCACGCGGGGTCGTTTTCCTCGTAGGCGATCACATCACGCCAGCGGGGCAGGGCCACCGACACCGCATGGGTGCTGTCGGGCAAGGGATGACCCAGGTCATGTCCCTGCCAGCAGGGATCGCTCAGCAGGTTGCGCGCGCTCACGGCAGCAGGGTGAGGGCTTGATCGAGATCGGCGATCAAATCTGCGCTGTCTTCACAACCCAACGACAGACGCACCAGTCCATCGCTGATCCCCAGCTTTTCTTTCACCTCCGCGGCGACAGCGGCGTGGGTCATGGTGGCGGGATGGCAGATCAGGCTTTCCACCCCTCCGAGGCTTTCGGCCATCGTGAACCAGCGCAGCGCCTTGCAGACGGCATAGGCCTGATCGCGGCTGGCCTGCAGGCCAATGGTCACGATCGCTCCACCCCCATTCATCTGCTGCAGCGCCACAGCTTGCTGGGGATGGTCGGCCCTTAGGGGGTAGCGCACCCAGGCCACCGCAGGGTGGGATGCCAGGTGGTCAGCCACGGCTGCGGCGTTGGCCATCTGCTGCCGCAGGCGTAGCGGAAGGGTCTTAATGCCCCGGGTGATTAGCCAGCAATCAAAGGGGGAAGGCATCAGGCCCAACGCCTTCTGGGCAAACACCATTTTCTGGTGCCAGGCAGGGTCGTCGCAGCAGACGGCACCACCGAGGGCATCGGAGTGTCCGTTGATGTATTTCGTGGTGCTGGTGAGCGACAGGGTGGCTCCCAGTTGGAGGGGGCGCTGCACCAGTGCAGTGGCGAAGGTGTTGTCGACCACCACCGGCACTCCGGCGCTCTTGGCTGCGCTGCACACGGCTGCCAGGTCAATCACCTTCAGCAAGGGGTTGGTGGGGCTCTCCAGCCAGACCATCGCCGGTTGACGGCTTTCGATGGCCGTCAGGGCTGCGGGATCGGTGAAATCGACCCATTCGGTTCGCACCCCGAACTTGGCGAACACCTGCTCGAACAGGCGCACGGTGCAGCCATACAGGTTTTCTTCGCACAGCACCAGATCGCCTTGGCTGAGGGTGGAGGCGATGGCGGTGATGGCACTCACCCCTGAACCAAACACCGTGGCGTGCTCGCACGTCTCCACCGAGGCCAGCACCCCTTCGAGGATGCGGAAGTTCGGGTTGCCGGAGCGGGTGTAATCGAACCCACCGGGGTTGCCGTGGGCAAAGGTGGAGGTGGCGTAGATCGGCGGCATCACCGTGCCGGTTTCGGTCGCAAAGCTGTCGCCGTGATGAATGGCCCGGGTGGCATCCCCTGGCATTGGCGATGGGCGCTGCACGGCGTGATCTGAATGGATCGATCAGGCTAAGGAATGGGGTGATGGGTGCTGATTGGCCCCGCTAAGGCTGAACACGTTGCTCCCGTTGGATGGGAGTGATCTGCAGTGAGCCGCAGTCGTAATGCGCCTCGAGAACGTCGATCAGGGCATCGAGGATCGATGCGATGCCGTCGTCTTCGTCATTGTTGGTGTCGCTCGGCGGCATCTGGAGGGTGACCGTGGCGCTGCGGCCCTGGTGCTCCACCGTGAGCACCAGGCTTTGGTCTTCGCTTCGCCCCCACGGCAGCCGAAAATTGAGATCGCCTTGTCCGTGACAAGCCAGCCCTTCAAGCTTGTGTCCTGCGGGAACCGCGACGCGATCGAAGCGGCTCAGGGAGGGAAGGATGCAGGGGGTCTCCGGTGTGATCAACCAGTAGTGACACTGCTTGTCCCGGTTGATCTCAGTCCAGGTCTGGCTCGCCAGGTGGAGCAGGTGGACGCTGGGATTAATCAAGCTCTGCGGGTCCATGTCCACAAGCCGGCAGTGGCGTTGCCCGCCACTGACCAGCAACTGGCCGCCATCGGCCGATAGCTCTGTCTGGTGCCCCCAGATCGCGCCTGGATTGGGGCCCTGGCATTCGGCCGTGCGCATGGTCCAGGTTTGGGTGTTGAGCACCCTGATCTGGGTTGGGCGATCGTCGCGCTTGTCTTTGTAGCCCAGGCTGCCGATGATCCAGATTTCATCCCCCACCAGGGTTGCTGTGGCGTAATCCGTTGGAGGAAACACCGCTTCCGGATAGCCGTAGACCGTGATGTTGTCGCTATCCATCACCACCACATCGTTGTAGATGCAGAAGTCGGGGTCATAGAAGTCTTCATGGGTGCCACCGATCAACACGCGGCGCCCATCGGCGAGGTGAACCTCGGCTTGTCCATAGCGTTGAAAGGAGAAACAAGGCCCTGCCTCAAACGAATCGGGACCGTCGAAGTCCTCCTTGAAGCCCCAGCCACTGCCGCCCTCTCGAATGGCGTAACTCCAGAAGGGATTGGTGAGGTTGTCGGGATTGCTGATGCCAAAGCGCGGTGATCGCCACTGCAGAAAGGTGTCCCGGTCGGGGCCTTCTCGCTTCAGACGCTCGCGACGTTCTCGTGTCCGTTGCTCGATGTCGTCAAAGAGGCCCATGGTTCCGCGTGGTCCAGCGATGCAGGGATGGTCTCCCGTTGCCGTGGCCTGGAGTGGTGATGGAGGACATGCTCAGATGTGTGTGGCATCACTGCCCTGGGGGCGGCTGCGTCGTTCCAACGCAATGATGCTTCGCCCCACCTCCAGAAGGCTGCGCAGGCATGACAGCAGCACGAAGCCGATGCCCGTGGAGAGGAAGCACCAGATCAAGGCTTCCTGATTGAACGCTCCTGGGACGACCAGCAGGCTGATCACTTCGCTGATCTGCAGCAGGGCATAAGACCAGAACCACCACAGAGCAATGGCATTCACTCCGCGCATGATCGGTAGTGCCGCAACAGGTTTCAGCGATAGGTCGGTCAGTAGCGCCCGTAGCAAGGCTTTCAGGCCTTGGCGCTTCGGCCGCTTCGATGCCCTGCATTGGCGCAGCCAGAGCCCAAGCACCAGCACCAGTGCAAGCCCCATCGACGCGATCAAGCGGACCGTTGCGGTTTGATCGGGGGCAAAGGTGCTTCCTGACGCGCGGCCGATGCCTCCCATGGCGCTGGCCATCGGCAGTGCTGTGCTCGCGCAGAAGAAACCCATGAGGGAGTGCTGTTGACGATTTCAGTCTGGCGACGCTGACCAGCAGCTCTAGGCCCAAAAAAAACCGCCTCCCAAAAAGAGAGGCGGCCACGAAGCAATGGTGTTCAGGATCAGACCTTGCGGGAGTAGTACTCCACCACCAGCAGTTCGTTGATCTCAAGGGCAACCCACTCGCGCTCGGAACGGCCAATCACCTTGGCGCTGAGCTTGCTCTTGTCGAGCTCGAGGTGGGGAGGCACGTTGGCCAGACCGGGGAATTCCAGGTTGGCTTCAGCCAGCTTCTTGCTGCACTTGCGCTCGCGGATGGCGATGACATCGCCGGGCTTGCACTGATAGCTGGCGATGTCGGTGACGCGACCGTTCACGGTCACGTGGCCATGGTTCACCAGCTGACGGGCGCCGGGCACGGTGGGACCGAAGCCGAGGCGGAAACAAACGTTGTCGAGACGGTTCTCGAGCAGCTTGAGCAGGTTGGTACCGGTGGAACCATCCTGGGCGCGCGCTTTCTTCACGTAGCGCACGAGCTGACGCTCGGAGACGCCGTAGTTGAAGCGAAGCTTCTGCTTCTCTTCGAGACGGATCGCGTATTCAGAGCGCTTGCGACGGGCTTGGCCGTGCTGACCGGGGGGATAGGACCGCTTTGCGGCCTTCCGGGTGAGACCGGGAAGGTCTCCCAAGCGCCGCGTGATCCTCAGGCGAGGGCCGCGGTAGCGAGACATAGGGAGTGAATCGAGGAACGAACGAGCGTTTGAGCAGGCATGCTGGGTTTGTGGCCCGAGATGCAACTCTTGACGCACGAATCAACCATCTTATCTGGCGGCCCTCTCGCAGCCTTTAACCGCCTGCTTGCGGCGGTGATGCTGGCCTTGATCAATTTCTACAGGCGCTGGTTCTCGCCTTTTCTGGGCCCCCGCTGTCGTTTCATTCCCTCCTGCAGTGCCTACGGCCTGGAAGCGATCCAGCGTCATGGCCCGTGGCGGGGTGGCTGGCTCACGCTGCGCCGTTTGTTGCGCTGTCATCCCTTCACTCCTTGCGGCTGTGACCCTGTCCCCGACTGAGATGCAGCGACTTTGGCTTTACAGCCGTCAGGGCTGCTGCCTGTGCGAAGGGCTGGAAGAGCGTTTGCGGAGCCTGGATTTAGCAGCGCTTGACCCGCCGCTGCAGCTGGAGGTGATTGATATCGACGCTGCGGGGGGCGACCCTGGCCTCAAAGCCCGCTACGACCTTGAGGTGCCTGTCTTGGCTTTGTCGGTCGGTGCCCTGCCGCGGGTCTCCCCCCGGTTGTCAGGCGACGGATTGTTCACCTGGCTACAACGCGCCTGTGTTGCTGCGCTTGGATCGGATTAGAACTACACCACTCCTGGTGGCCGGCTGATGGCTCAGACGCTGCATTCGCTGCTCCAAGCGGTCGGTCTGCCCGTACCCGAGGGCTGTCCCAATCCAGCGATCACCGCCCTCACCTGTGATTCGCGTTGTGCCAGCAACGGCAGTCTGTTTCTGGGTTTGCCCGGCGAACGGGTGGATGGCGGCAGCTTCTGGCGACAGACCCTTGCTGATGGCGCTGCGGCCGCAGTGATCGGTTCGGCGGCGGCGTTGGCGGATCCACCATCCCCCGCGGATCCTGTGGTGGTGGTGGCTGACCCGGTGGCCGATTGGGCCGGAGCCCTGGCGGCAGCGTTCTGGCAGTACCCCTCCCGTCGCATGACCCTGATTGGGGTGACCGGGACCAACGGCAAAACCACCACCACCCATCTGATCGAACACATTTGTGATCAGATCGGCCGCTCTGCGGCCTTATTCGGCACGTTGGTGAATCGCTGGCCCGGTCACAGCATCACCTCGACCCATACCACCGCTTTCGCCGATCGCCTGCAGGCCCAGTTGGCTGAAGCGGTGGCTGGCGGCACGCAGGTGGCGGCCATGGAAGTGAGTTCCCATGCCCTGGATCAGGGGCGTGTCGCGGGGTGTCAGTTCTCCGCTGCTGTGTTCACCAACCTCACCCAGGACCATCTCGACTACCACCCTTCAATGCAGGCCTATTTCGAGGCCAAGGCGCGCCTGTTTGCCGAGCCGCTGCTGATGGCAGAGGGTGAGGGCGCGCGGGCTGTGGTCAATGTGGATGACCCCTGGGGACAGAAGCTGGCGGATCAGCTGGGGGAGCGTTGCTGGCGCTGTTCCCTCGAGCCTGAGCGCCATCCCGGTGGCGTGGAGCTGACGATGACCGACCTGACCATGACGTCAGCTGGAGTCTCCGGTGAGATCGTCACGCCGGCTGGACGTGGTGCGTTTCAGTCTCCGCTGGTCGGGGCGTTCAACCTGATGAATCTGCTGGAGGCCGTTGGGGTGCTGGTGCAGCAGGGGATGCCCTTGGCTCTGGTGCTGCAAGCGGCTGCCTGCTTTAAAGGGGTCCCCGGCCGGATGGAGCGGGTGATGCTGGGGTCAGACCAGGCGATGGCCGATCTGCCGTCCGTGCTGGTGGACTACGCCCACACACCCGACGGCTTGCGCAATGCCTTGTTGGCATCCCGTCCGTTCGTGAAAGGTGACTTGGTGTGCGTGTTCGGCTGCGGCGGTGATCGTGATCGGGGCAAGCGCCCTCAGATGGCCGCAGTGGCTGCCGAGTTGTCGGATCGCGTGGTGGTCACGTCGGATAACCCCCGCACCGAAGACCCGCAGCAGATCTTGGATGACGTGGTGGCAGGGATCCCGGCCGAGGCGTCATTGGTGGTTGACGTTGATCGTGCCAGCGCCATTGCTGATGTGATTGCCGAAGCTGGGGCGGATGATCTGGTGCTGATCGCCGGCAAGGGCCATGAGGACTACCAGATTCTCGGCACCACCAAGATCCACTTTGATGATCGTGAACAGGCGGAGATCGCCTTGCGCAAGCGGGTCGCTGCGGCGTCGTAACCGCGGTTAGGTGGGGTTAGATCTAGCCGTGATGGACAGCTCCGCCATGGGCTGTCGCGATCAGCAGCAGCGTTGTCATGCCCACCAGGCCAAGGCTGAACCACCCCAGGCGTGAGCGGTCTGCATCGGGCAATTCCTCGCGGAACACGCTGATCAGAAGGCCTCCTCCCACGAAGGCAGTGGCGATCGCCAGGGTGAGATCTGACACTGGATGCAGTGCAGCCGCATGAAGGCTCCCTGCCACAAGCGCCGCAGCGCCGATCCAGCGGAAGCGACGGCGGAAGGCCTTGGGATGCTCCTTGGCCAGGGTGCGGTCGGCCAGCAGCACGTGGGCGCTGATCGCCACGGTGAAGAGCAGTCCATAGCCGATGCCGGTGGTGAGCAGTGAGGGCAGCGAGTAGGCGTAGAGGTAGTTGATCAGGGCAAAGGTGGCCAGGCGTGCTGAGCCGGTCCAGCTGCTGCTGGTGGGGTGTTGCCGGCTGATCACATTGAGGGCATAGGGGATCACTACGCCCACCAGGGTTACGAGAAACAGCAGGCTTTCCGTCATGGCGTCGGGCAGGAAACGGTGCATTCCCATCGCATCACTGATGGTGCGTCCACCACTGGCCAGTTCAGGGAGCAGGTGGATGAACACGTAGGCCAGTCCTGCGCCACCTCCCACTGAGGCCCAGCGGGATTGGGCTCGATCTCCGAGTCTGGAGATCAGCGCTGCCAGCCAGTGGCAGCTGCCGATGGTGAGAACACAGAGGCAAACCAGAAGCCAGAGCAGGGACATGGGCGTGATGCCGGGCGGCCGATGCCTGCAGGGTGCTCAGGGGAGACCAAGGGGGCAACTGGTTCCTCATGCTGCGTCAGAGGCGGCACGTTTTTGTTTCTTATGCGTTACGAAACGGTGCCCTTAATGGCGCTGCTCAGGGTTTCCAGCTCCTGTTCGGTGGTGCTCACATGGGTGCAGGCACGCAGGCAAGAGGGATCGGCCAGGTCACGGATCCAGAGGCCCTGGGCTCCCAGCTGTTTCACGATCTCCGCAGGAGCCCTGCCGGCCTCGCCGGAGCTGGGTTGTATCGCGAAGCTCACGAGACCAGCAGGAGGTGCATCGTCGAGTAACGGCGTCACGCCTGGCAGTGCTTGGAGCTGGTGCCACAGCTGGTGACTGAGCTGTTGAATGCGCGTCAGGCGTTCTTCCGCGTTTCCCTCCTTGTCCAAAAGATCCAGGGAGGTGCGTAGCCCGGCCAGCAGGGGCACACAACTGGTGGCCACTTCAAATCGGCGACTGTCGTGATGGAACGGGTCGGGATCGTCGAGGTTGGCTTTGGTTTCGTCCTGGAGGCTGCGCCAGCCAATCAGGGTGGGTTGGGCTTCGCTCAGCACGCGCTCTGACAGGGCGACGCCGCCCAGGCCTTCGGGTCCGCAGGCCCATTTGTGGCCAGTGAAGGCATAGATGTCGGCCGCGGCAGCAGCTTCGGCTACGGGGATTTGGCCCATGCTCTGGGCCGCATCCACGAGCAGATAGGGGTGGCTGGGATGGCGTTGCAGCTCAGCGGCGACGGCTGCAATCGGCATCAGTTGGCCGGTGTTCCAGAGCAGGTGCGACAACACCACCAGGCGGGTGTTGGGCCGGAGGTGTTGCTCA contains these protein-coding regions:
- the cysK gene encoding cysteine synthase A; this encodes MSRVYADNSQAIGNTPLVRLNNVTKGCKATVLAKIEGRNPAYSVKCRIGANMIWDAEKRGALTADKTIVEPTSGNTGIALAYTAAARGYKLILTMPESMSIERRRVMAALGAQLILTEAAKGMPGAIAKAKEIAESDSAKYFMPGQFENPANPEIHEKTTGPEIWNDCDGAIDVLVSGVGTGGTITGISRYIKNSAGKAIESVAVEPSHSPVITQTMNGEEVKPGPHKIQGIGAGFIPKNLDLSVVDKVEQVTNEESIEMALRLAQEEGLLVGISCGAAAAAAIRLAQQDAYAGKTIVVILPDLAERYLSSVLFADVPAGIIEEPVAV
- a CDS encoding PLP-dependent transferase encodes the protein MSARNLLSDPCWQGHDLGHPLPDSTHAVSVALPRWRDVIAYEENDPACRNQLQAVYPRFGFHPLVAALAKTALTQSGAANGSSAWPYPSEEAAHCALEHCKRLQPSSSSQVVHVQGLPCLIVEASATPAAKAFWQHAGLGASSRQAAIALGQETAPNQDDGHAARSTIRQRLAAIYGCEAEAISLHPSGMAALHSALRLVTALHPGRPTLQVGFPYVDVLKLPQVVFAGAELLTDSSPAAIGHSLDHLNPAAVVVELPSNPMLQCVDLITLAELAHARGIPVIADDTIGSGLNIDALPYADLVFSSLTKSFAGRGDVLAGALVVSPQSRWQETLQAGLADAPAGLGDADALCLEDASRDVVTRLPRLNANCSALAERLRSHPAVKQVLHPNQCATFQALMRPGAGHGCLLSFELHGGLQAAEHVYDALAVSKGPSLGTHFTLCCPYVLLAHYDELPWAASCGVPSHLLRVSVGLEDPEDLWQRFEQALSRSGVVKV
- a CDS encoding PLP-dependent aspartate aminotransferase family protein, producing MPGDATRAIHHGDSFATETGTVMPPIYATSTFAHGNPGGFDYTRSGNPNFRILEGVLASVETCEHATVFGSGVSAITAIASTLSQGDLVLCEENLYGCTVRLFEQVFAKFGVRTEWVDFTDPAALTAIESRQPAMVWLESPTNPLLKVIDLAAVCSAAKSAGVPVVVDNTFATALVQRPLQLGATLSLTSTTKYINGHSDALGGAVCCDDPAWHQKMVFAQKALGLMPSPFDCWLITRGIKTLPLRLRQQMANAAAVADHLASHPAVAWVRYPLRADHPQQAVALQQMNGGGAIVTIGLQASRDQAYAVCKALRWFTMAESLGGVESLICHPATMTHAAVAAEVKEKLGISDGLVRLSLGCEDSADLIADLDQALTLLP
- the rpsD gene encoding 30S ribosomal protein S4; this encodes MSRYRGPRLRITRRLGDLPGLTRKAAKRSYPPGQHGQARRKRSEYAIRLEEKQKLRFNYGVSERQLVRYVKKARAQDGSTGTNLLKLLENRLDNVCFRLGFGPTVPGARQLVNHGHVTVNGRVTDIASYQCKPGDVIAIRERKCSKKLAEANLEFPGLANVPPHLELDKSKLSAKVIGRSEREWVALEINELLVVEYYSRKV
- the yidD gene encoding membrane protein insertion efficiency factor YidD; this encodes MQLLTHESTILSGGPLAAFNRLLAAVMLALINFYRRWFSPFLGPRCRFIPSCSAYGLEAIQRHGPWRGGWLTLRRLLRCHPFTPCGCDPVPD
- a CDS encoding glutaredoxin family protein, whose product is MQRLWLYSRQGCCLCEGLEERLRSLDLAALDPPLQLEVIDIDAAGGDPGLKARYDLEVPVLALSVGALPRVSPRLSGDGLFTWLQRACVAALGSD
- a CDS encoding UDP-N-acetylmuramoyl-L-alanyl-D-glutamate--2,6-diaminopimelate ligase, yielding MAQTLHSLLQAVGLPVPEGCPNPAITALTCDSRCASNGSLFLGLPGERVDGGSFWRQTLADGAAAAVIGSAAALADPPSPADPVVVVADPVADWAGALAAAFWQYPSRRMTLIGVTGTNGKTTTTHLIEHICDQIGRSAALFGTLVNRWPGHSITSTHTTAFADRLQAQLAEAVAGGTQVAAMEVSSHALDQGRVAGCQFSAAVFTNLTQDHLDYHPSMQAYFEAKARLFAEPLLMAEGEGARAVVNVDDPWGQKLADQLGERCWRCSLEPERHPGGVELTMTDLTMTSAGVSGEIVTPAGRGAFQSPLVGAFNLMNLLEAVGVLVQQGMPLALVLQAAACFKGVPGRMERVMLGSDQAMADLPSVLVDYAHTPDGLRNALLASRPFVKGDLVCVFGCGGDRDRGKRPQMAAVAAELSDRVVVTSDNPRTEDPQQILDDVVAGIPAEASLVVDVDRASAIADVIAEAGADDLVLIAGKGHEDYQILGTTKIHFDDREQAEIALRKRVAAAS
- a CDS encoding aminotransferase class V-fold PLP-dependent enzyme, whose translation is MSLRDLCPALANKHYFNYGGQGPLPTPSLEAMTASWQRIQDLGPFTTDVWPFISREANSTRMALASLCGVAPHRLALSENVTSGCVLPLWGLPLKTGDRLLISDCEHPGVVAACQELARRQKLEIDTLPVKQIRGGRNQQATSDAAVLSVLEQHLRPNTRLVVLSHLLWNTGQLMPIAAVAAELQRHPSHPYLLVDAAQSMGQIPVAEAAAAADIYAFTGHKWACGPEGLGGVALSERVLSEAQPTLIGWRSLQDETKANLDDPDPFHHDSRRFEVATSCVPLLAGLRTSLDLLDKEGNAEERLTRIQQLSHQLWHQLQALPGVTPLLDDAPPAGLVSFAIQPSSGEAGRAPAEIVKQLGAQGLWIRDLADPSCLRACTHVSTTEQELETLSSAIKGTVS